The genomic segment AAGTAACAATAATCATCCTGATTTAAAATGTACTTCATATTCACAATGATTTTCTTTTGAACCTTGTCTTAAATTAGAAATGATAACTTCTATTGGATTGGCACAATGAAATCATAACATAGTTTAAAAGAAACATTCAATCTAATAAATAATTCTGTAATGATTATGAGCATAGAAGTTTTACTCCCCAGATTTTATGGTTTTAATTGAAAACTTTAAGAAAAGATAGTATACTATAAATATTATTTCTTAATATAATTAGAAGTTAGTATTTATGGAAGGTGTGAACAGTATGATTTACAAAAATGAATTAGGATTAAAATCAACTCCTTGCGAAGGCCATAAGAACTAAATCGGCTATGCTTTGCTTGGAGATTATTTGTTAAAATAGTTGATGTTGAATTATATGGTCTTGCTAAGCTCTTTTTGATTTATATTAGAGGGCTTTAGTTGTGCGCAATTATTCAGCATTAGGTGATTTAACAGATAATTTCATACATTCATTCCTTCCTTTGTATAAGAATGGAAACTGTTGCAAACGTAGTTTTGTAACAGTTTTTTTGGTCTTTGCTTCAACAAAAATAATTTTTTGGAGGAGTAAAGATATGAAATATAGTAATGCATACAAGGTTTTACCGATTGATATAGTAAAAGTTATTCAAGAATATGTGGATGGGGAATATTTATATATACCTAGAAAAGGAGAAGAACAAAAGAAATGGGGAGAACAAAGCGGCTCAAGAGATACTTTGAAAAAAAGAAATGCGGAAATTTATTTAAAATATATAAAAGGTTCTGAAATTTTAGATTTAGCTCAGGAATACTATCTTTCGGATAAAAGTATAAGAAGAATTATTACTCAGCAAAAGAAGATTACACTCGAAATTAATGCAGAATTATAAACGAGATCGAAATCGCCCTTTGATCATCAAATAATAATGATATGATAAAAATAAGTGTGTGTTCAGAAGTGAGAAATTTTATTTTAATGTTTAAACATCACTAGATGAATTTAATAGCTAAAGTATAAAGGGCTACTTCAAAATAGGTTTTTAATTATTCTGAAGCAGTTCTTTTTTAGACTATTAAAAGTCTAAGTTATAATCGCTACGGTGAACTTCTCTTTTGTATACCTATTTACCAAATTAAAGAATATACTTTTATAAATTAGAAAAAGCTGATTTAATAATAGTATACTCATTAATAAAAGGGACAAGGGGACAGTGGATATATGTCAATATCTTAGACATAAAAAGTTGAACTTTTTATGAAGCCTTTTTAGCCAAATCTTCACACTGTTGAGGCGTAATATACCCAATACTACTATGTATCCTTTTTATATTGTACCAAGCTTTTATATGTTCAAATGTTCCTAATCTTGCAGCGTCATAATCAAAATATTTAACATGGTAAACCTCTTCTTTTTTCAATGAGGCATGAAATGATTCAATGCAAGCATTATCATATGGGCAACCATTGGCACTAATTGAGAGTTTAATAATTTTAGTGCTATTTATATATGCTTTAAAAGCGCAGCTTGTAAATTGGCATTCCAAATCGCTATGAAGTATTAGCGTCTTGGTTGGCTTTTGTAGCGGTATAGCATTTTAACAGTCTGTAGAGCTAATGTAGTATCAATGAATTTAGACATAGCATGACTTATTATTTTCCCGCTATAAAGATCCATGACCGATGCTAAGTAGCACCAACTGACTTCTGAAAGTAGCAGTCTAGATGCAAAATGAGGAAAATAGCCAGGAAGCCTTGAAAGAGTGGTCTACAGATAGTATGCAAATGGAGTTGAAATGATTTGAAATTTAAATGTAAAATGTAGCCTAACAGTTCTGTTAGGCTACATTTTCTATTTATCAGCATACTTATCGGAAGTGATTCAAAATAATAGTTGTTGATGTTGAATAGTACTTGAAATCTTTTCTAATGAGTATTGAGACTAGGTTTATTATTAGTAATAGAAACTAGTTTAAACAAAAATAATTTTATAATAATTATTCTACGATACAATCTTCAGGCTCTTTATCGTTCCTCAAACATTTGAATACGGGTTGACGCAAGGAACCGTTTGCTGTTTTCATCATATATTTTACGGTGCATACAAGCCTAGGTTGTATCCACACTGCATTATCGTTTCCAGAAGGCAAATCAGTAAAAGGGTGTGTGATTATTCCGGGCATGGATTTTATTAATTGAAAGTCTCCGGTCGATATTCCCAGGGTGACATGGCCTTTGTATACCAACCCTTTGCTTGAATATTGACCAAGTACAATGCTGATTACACCGTTTTGCTTAAAAATGAAACCACACACTATAAAATCATCATCCAGAAGATTTTTAATTTTAATCCAATCCTTAGTGCGTTTGTCTAGATAATATTTACTATCCTTACTCTTAGCTACTATGCCCTCCAATTCATTTTGTTTAGCAATCTTATAAAATTCAACCCCTCGCTTCTCAATATATCTAGAAATAGCAATGCGCTCATTTTCATTAATAGCTTTTTCAAGTAGCTTTTTCCGCTCCATCAATGGCAAATCTGTAACCTGTTGATCATCATAGTAGAGAATATCAAAGGCTGTGAAACTGGCTGGTAATTTAGATGATGCAAGTTGTATTTTGAAGGTATTTGACATCAGAGATCGCCTTTGAATTTCATAAAAGTCTGGTTTGCCATCTTTAATAACGATTAACTCACCATCTAAAATGCAACGGTGATTTATCTGCTTGTGTATATTCGACAATTCTGGTACCTTTACAAGCATCTTTATATTTCGTTTGTTACGTAGTTCTGTCATGTCCTTATCTAAATAAGCGATACATCGTTCACCATCAAGTTTTAACTCATAAATATAATTAGGGCTGTCAAATGCCTCTTGTATTTCACCGATTAACATAGGCTTAATGTTTTTATTATCAAACAAATCCATTATGCACCTTTTGGAGTTCTTTTACGTTTTTCTTTATTTGTTGGAGTTTCTTTTACTTTATTTTGCTCGATGCTTGCTTTTAATGCGTCCATAAGATTAATAATATTACTTGGTGTCTCGGGTTTGGAAGCAACGATCTCTTGACCAGATATTTTAGTTTCCAGTAACTCGCGTAACTTTACCTGGTACTCATCCTTATATTCTGCCGGATTAAAAGGAGTGGCCATTGAATTAATTAATGCCTTTGCCATAGTAATCTCAGCATCTATTATTTCGGGTTTATTATAAGATTTGGGAAGGTCTTTAATCTCATCTTCATAGTACATTTTCGAGATTAGTATTCCATCCTCACGTGGGATTATAGCGAGTAAGGTCTCTCTTGTACCCATTACAGTTTTGCCAATTGCAATTTTTTGCTCGCTCATAAGCGCTACACGCAAAAGTTCAAAAGCTTTATCACCGCCAGCCTCAGGAATGGCTTGATATGTTTTGTCGTAAAAAATAGGGGAGATTTGATTAAGTTGTGCAAAGTGCATTATCTGTATTGATTTTTCTTTTTCGGTTTTGATTTTTTCTAAATCATCATCGGTTATGACTACATAATGATCTTTGTCATATTCATATCCTTTGGTAATATCTTTAGTTGTAATTTCCTTGCCGCAATGACTACATGATTTTTTGTATTTTATTCTTGAATTGTCATCTTTATGAAGTTGATTAAAATGTATGTCGTTATCTTGTGTTGCGGTATACATGGATATTGGTATAGCAACAAGGCCAAATGAAATAACTGTTTTATGGGCTATAGCCATTTTTAACACCTCACTTTTTTAATAGTATAACCATAACTTAACTTATTTACTATTTGTTTTCCCACCAAATAATCTATTTAAAATATATATTACAAAATAAGTATGCAAATTTGTTTACTATATCAAAGGAAGATTTAAAACTGGGTTCTTAAAATAGCTATGAATAGCTGTAAAGATTATTGGAAAAGTGCCTATATTAAAAATAATATACTTCAAGATTTTAAAAATGGCTTAGGGTAGTTGACATTAATTTTAAATGAGCAATCTGTTAGCTAACTCGCTCGTTTATAGATATATCGATTATTTGTAAAAAATTTATTTAAATGATGAAAAATTAACATAAAGATGGTACAATTTTAGTAGCTATTAAATTGTTATTTACTTAAGACCACAGCTTCGCGAAGACGATTTAATATACCAAGGGGGATTAACATGGAAAAAACAAAAGGAATTTTATATATTGTTTTATCTGCAATTGCTTTTGGGTTTATGCCAATACTCGCAAAATTGTCATATAGGGGAGGGGCAAATACATATACCACATTAGCGCTTAGGTTTTTTTTTGCGTCAATTATGCTATTATATTATTTGAAATATAAAGGTATATCTTTAAAATTAACTAAAAAACAATTATTTTTAGTATTAACCACAGGTATGTTTGGATATTCACTTACATCTTGTAGTTTATTTATGTCCTACAATTATATAAGTATTGGATTGGCGAGTATGATTTTATATACACACCCTGCTATTATTACTTTATTGTCATATATGTTTTATAAAGAAAAGATAAAAGCTAGAAAAATCATTTCTTTAATTATTTCCTTAATAGGTATTTATGTTTTAATTGATAAGGGAAGTGTTAGCTTTAATTTAAAAGGAATAATATTGGCAGCTATGGCTTCGCTGCTATATTCAATATATGTGCTAGGAGTATCTCTTAAAGAAATTAAAGCTATCAACAGTTATGTTTTAACTTTTTATATCTCGTGTTCAGCTGCTGTTATTATGTTTATAGCAGCAATCACTACTGGTAATTTTAACATGCATATTTCCTTTTATGCACTTGTGGCAATTTTATTATTAGCATTCATATCTACAGTGGTGGCTTTAATGGCATTCTTAGAAGGGGTTAGAATAGTAGGGCCTTCTAATGCTTCAATTCTTAGTACTATTGAGCCTATAGTTGGGTTAATACTAGGAATACTAATTTTAAGAGAACCTATATCAGTTAGAATTGTAATTGGAAGTATATTGATTATTATGTCAGTCGTGATATTAACAAAAGAATAATTTAATTATATAGAATGGAGATAATAAATGCTTGACTTGTTAAAACAGAAAATATGTGAATTACATAATGTTATTTTAAGCCCAATAGATGATATGTTCAAAATAACTGCTTTAAAAAATTATAAAAGGGAAATAGAAGGAACACAGCAAAAAAGTTTTGGTGAAGTTTATTATGAGTTTATTAAAAATAATAAAGAAAAAGGCACAGTATACACTCCAGAACCTATAACTTCTTATATGATAGAAAACACCATAAAAGCAGAACAGATAATAAAGAATCCGTACATAAAAATTGTGGATCCATCTTGTGGAACTGGCAATATATTAATTTGCTGTTTTAAATTTCTTAGAAATTTATATAAGGATAATTTAAACCTAATAAATGAGAAAAATGGGTTGAATTTAAATGTTCAATGCATTGATGAACATATAATAACACATAATTTGTATGGCTTTGATATTGATGATATAGCTGTGAAAATCCTGATTATAGATTTATATGATTTAAGTCAGGGGAGCATAGCCAGTAATGTTGTTAACAAGGATTTTTTATTATATGAAAGTGAACATAAATATGACGTGTTCATAGGAAATCCACCCTATGTGGGTAAAAAATCTATAGATAATGAATACGCAGCTTATTTAAAAATTCGATATAAAGAAGTGTATAGAGATAAAGGAGATCTATCCTATTGTTTTTTCAAAAAAGCATTAGAAGACTTAAACGAGAAGGGAAAGCTGACTTTTATTACTTCGAGGTACTTTTTAGAATCACCTAGTGGAGAGGATTTAAGGAAGGTTTTAAAAAAACTATGCACGATAGACAAAATTATAGATTTTTACGGGAGAAGACCATTTAAAAACGTAGGGATAGATCCTGTAATAATGTGTATAACGAATTGTCAAAATGATGATAGTAAAATTGAAATTATAAAACCTTCTAATGTAAAAAACAAACATAAAAAAGAATTTTATAACAGTGTATTTTTAAAAAGTGGGAATGAATTTAATAGTTTTCTTCTTAATAAAAGTCAATTAAATGACAAGGGTTGGATTCTAATAGATAAAAAGGATAGAAATATAATAAATAAAATAGAGCAAAGAAGTTTTACTCACTTAAGTAATATTTGTAATAGTTATCAGGGAGTAATAACTGGGTGTGACAAAGCGTTTGTAGTAACCAATGATATTGCTCTAAGGAGAAATATTGAAAAAAATATAATAAAACCTTGGATTAAGAGTAGTTACATAGAAAAAAATGAAGTTTCAAGACAAGATAGTTACATAATATATTCAGATTTAATCCATAACACGCATGATTATAATAATGCTATAGCCTATATTGAATTGCAGAAGGAAAAGCTACTAAAAAGAAGAGAATGCCAAAGGGGTATTAGAAAATGGTATGAACTTCAATGGGGTAGAGATCAAAACATATTTGAAGGCGAAAAAATAGTTTTTCCATTTAAGGCAAGCAGTAATAGATTTGCTCTTGACAAGGGAAGTTATTTTAGTGCGGATGTATATGCATTGATATTAAAAGAAAATGTTCCGTTTACCTATGATTTTTTATTATATCTATTAAATAGTAAAATCTATGAATTCTATTTTAAGACCTTTGCAAAAAAACTAGGTGAAGATGCTTATGAGTATTACCCAAATAATTTAATGAAATTATGCATCCCAATTATTATAGATTTTAAGGGTAAAGATGAAAATTATTTATATGATTATTTTCACTTTAGTGAAGAAGAAAAAAAGATTATACTTGGGGAAGTATAATCTTTTTTTGATGGAAAAGTTGGCATATATCTTGCTGTATATAAAATAAATTATTAATATTTAGGAGGAATTATTGTGAGCAATTTGGAAAAACTAAACAAGGTGTTATGTGATTTATTTGATTTCAAAAAAGTAGAGGACATAAATGATGATTTTGGACCAGATGAAATAGAATCTTGGGATTCTTTAGGCCATGTAGAACTTATAACAAGTTTAGAGGAAGTTTTTGATATAGCTTTAGATGTAGTGGATATCTCCAGAATGTATACCATAGGTGATATTAAGAAGATAGTTGAAAAATATGGTGTTCAGATATGACATTTACAGATTATGTTTTTGAGTTTTCATCAAAACTGGATAAAACTTCTGTAATTTTTAAAGATAAAATAAGTTATGAGGAAATTTTTAAAAATGTAAAAAAAAAGCTTCTTTTATAAAAAGCAAGAAATTTTTTAAAAAGGATGCTGTACTTCTGGTTTCAGAAAATTCTGATTTTTTCATTGAAAATTATTTTGGAATAATTAAAAGTGGAGCTATTTGTGTTCCTATTAACCCAGCTTTAAGTAGCAATGAGATAAAGTATATTGTAGACTCTCTAGATATTAAGCTGATTTTCACTCAAAATAAATTTATTGAAAAAATAAAGCAATTGGTTCGTGAAGACGTTGAAATTTATACAGATATCATTGAATGTAATTTTACTTATGCACATGAAAACAATTATAGTGAGGATATAGATATACAAGAAGATGTGGCTGTAATACTTTTTACTTCCGGTTCCACAGGAAATCCTAAAGGGGTAATGCTTACTCATTATAATCTGATGTATAATACAAATTCTATAATAGAATACCTGAAACTTACAGAGCGAGATAGAGTGGAAACAGTACTTCCTTTTTATTATTGCTATGGGACTTCAATTTTGCATACACACTTTAGGGTAGGGGGAAGCCTTGTAATTAACAATAAATTTATGTTTCCGCAAACAGTTGTTGAGGATATAAATAAGTATAGTTGCACAGGTTTTTCAGGGGTCCCTAGCACTTATCAAATACTGCTTAGAATGACTGATATAAAGAATACTAAACTTCCAACCTTAAGGTACATAACTCAAGCTGGGGGAAAGCTCTCAGAGAATTTTATTAAACAGCTTATAGGTATTCTAAAAGGAGTAGAAATTTTTATAATGTATGGTCAGACTGAGGCTACGGCAAGGTTATCATATTTACCGTCATATTTAATTAATGAAAAGATGAATTCCATAGGACGTGGAATTAAAGGAACGGAGCTTTTGGTTTTAAATAGTGAAGGAAAGCGAGTGAAATCTGGAGAAACGGGTGAGGTTGTTGCCAAGGGTGGAAACATAATGAAGGGATATTTTAATGATAAGGAAGAAACGGATAAAGTTCTAAAGAAAGGATACTTATACACGGGGGATATAGCAAAAGTTGATGATGACGGGTATATATATATAGTTTCAAGAGAAAAAAATATTATTAAAAGTGGTGGGATTAGAATAAGCCCTAAGGAAATAGAAGCCATAATATTACAAATTACAGAGGTAGTGGAATGTGCAGTTATTGGAGTGGAAGATGATATTTTAGGAGAATCAATAAAAGCCTTTGTAGTATTAACAGAAGATAACCACTATATGGATTTTAAATATATATTAGACTTTTGTAAAAATCAGTTACCATCATATAAAACTCCAAGGTATATAGAATTTTTAAAAGAACTTCCCAAAAATTCTTCTGGCAAAATTTTAATAAAAAAGCTCAAGGAGCTTAAGTAAAAGAAATAGTAAGAGGGTGAAGTAAGTGGAGGATTTAGAATTAATAGATGAACTAGTGCTTGGAGCGCAGTTTAATATAGAGCTGAAAAAAAAGGAAAAGTTGCTTTTAAATATTATGTTACCTCAATTAGAACACAATAAGGAAAATTTAAGTATAAAAGCTATGTATAATAAATTAAATGTAGACATTAATAAAATTAAAACGTTAGAACAGGTACCATATATCCCTGTAAATATGTTTAAATCTTTCCATCTCAGAATATGTAAGGAGGAGCAAGTAGTTAGGGTGTTACAATCTAGTGCTACCACCACAGGAGTTCCTAGTAAAATATATTTGGATAAAAAGACTTCAATAAGACAAACGCAAGCTTTAATAAGTACGTTAACAAGTTTTTTAGGAAGAATGCGAAGACCGATGCTTATTATAGATAACGCAGACAGTAATAAAAGAGGGAATGGAATGACTGCACGTGGTGCTGCTATTAGAGGGGTAAGCACTTTTGCGAGCAAGATGTTTTATATTATGGATAAAGAAGAAGGGGAACTTAAATTAAATATAGATAGGCTTCGCGACTTTGAAAGAAAATATAAAGATGAGGAAGTTTTAGTTTATGGATTTACTTATATAGTGTGGTCGAAATTTTTAAAAGTATTAAAGCAGGAAGGAATAAAATTAGACATGCCAAAGTTAAAGCTGTTACATAGCGGAGGTTGGAAAAAACTTATTTCTGAAAAGGTGGAAAAGGAAGTGTTTTCAGAGACTGCTGCGCAGATATTTAACACAAGTAAAGATAATATTATAGACTTTTATGGAATGGTGGAACAGTTAGGAGTAGTTTTTATTGATTGCCAGTGTGGGCATAAGCATGTACCAAATTTTGCAGAGGTTATTATAAGGGATATACAGACTTTAGAAGAAGTGAATTTTGGTGAAGAAGGGCTTATAGAGGTTATGAGTGTTTTGGGCTCTAGCTATCCATCGCAGGCTATTCTTACTGAGGATATTGGGAAATTTATAGGCGTGGATGATTGCCCTTGTGGTAGACGAGGCAAGTATTTTAGATTTAAGTCACGAGTAGACAAGGCTGAAATTAGAGGCTGTGGAGATACATTTGCAGAAAGGGAGGTAGGTAAATGATAAATTGTTACGAGCTAAATGGAGAGTTTTATGAAAAGGGACTAAAATTTGAGGACTTTCATGAATTAGAAACTTGCTTAAATAAGAATTTCAATAAACTTCATGAATTCCCAGTGCAAGTTATAATACTTATTATAAATGAATATAGCAAGAGAATTGCAATAAACAGAGAAATATTAAGAATGGAAGGGGTTCCGTTCTTATGTTTTTATTTAAAGAAAATAAATATGGAAAAACAGTTAAAACTTAACTTATCAAATATTGAATATCTAAATAATTTTGTGCAGGTAGAGAATGAAAAATACATCAAAGCACAGCCAAAGGGTTTAGTGTGTCATTGGATGGCTGGGAATGTACCTACCCTAGGTATCTATTCAGTGATTCAGAGTATAATATGCAAAAATAGTAATATCCTAAGAGTATCTAAAGAAAGTGTCAGTACAGTATATGAACTATTAAAACTTTTGGACAATATTGAGGTTGAGTATGGCGGGGAAGCTTATTCTTCTAAGATTATATTGAAAAATATTGCCCTTGTTTATTTTAATAGTGGCGATAAGTATCTTAATTCTCAAATGTCTTTAAAAGCCGATGCACGAATAGTTTGGGGTAATAAAACAGCAGTAGATGCTATTTCTCTTTTACCTAAAAAAACTACTTGTAAGGATTTAATTTTTGGGCCTAAGTATTCTTTTGCAGTTTTTGATAGATCAGCTATTGAAAGTGATGACTTTGAAGAATACTTAGAAAATCTGGTTACAGATATAATTGCATTTAATCAAAAATCATGTTCTTCACCTCAGGTATTGTTTTTAGAGAAAAGTAAACTAACTGTAGAAGAAATAGCGAAAATATTAAGTCGGAAATTTGAGAAGATTACTAAAAGATATACTAATTTAGATTTAGAGGAGGCTATAGCTGCTAAAATAATTAATAAAAGAGGTGAATATCTACTAAGTATCAATAAGCTTACTTATATGAGTAAGGGACTTCAATATACAATACTAATTGATAGTGAAGTAAAGCTTGAAGAAGCAATTACAGGACGAACTATATTTATAAAAGAGGTGGATGATATATTGGATGTATGCCCTTTAATTACTAAAAACATACAAACCATTGGGATAGCCTCAAAGAATAGTAATAAGACTTTAGAGTTTGCAGATAGAGTGACGACTTTTGGAGTAGATAGAGTTGTGAAAATTGGATACATGAATTTCTATGATTCTCCATGGGATGGAAGTTTAATAATAAGCGAATTAGTTAGGTGGTGCTCCCTTAATACAAAGGGAATGATTTAAATCCTATTTTGCAATGGGGGGGGAGAAAATGGCAGATTTTAAAAGTTTTTATGTAGGTCAAAGCGAGGAGTATATAAAGAGATTTACAGAGGCTGAAGTAGAATCTTATGCAAGAATTACTGGAGATTATAATTATGTGCATATGGATGAGGAAAAAGCTAAAAAATCATTTTTTAAGGGTAGAATCGTTCATGGACAATTAGTTGGAGGAATGATTTCAGCTTTGCTTGGAACAAAATTACCTGGAGGCGGTAATATATATTTAAGGCAGAGCTTCGAGTTTTTAAAACCAGTAAGAATTGGGGATACAATCAAAGCGAAGGCTATTATAACTAAAATAAATGAAAAAAAGAAAATACTATTACTTGACACATTTTGTCTAAATGAACAAGACGAAATAGTTATAAAGGGAAAAGCTGAGGTTTTAGTATTAAGATAATCTATAATTGAGAGAATGGCATAACATATATACGTTTTACTTAAAACAGTAGTTGAATAGTCACATTAAATTATGCTTTTTCTGATATAATAAAATTAAGCTATGTAATCTATAAATAATGAATAGCTTAATTTTTTATAGATTGAGAGGTGTTTTTATGAAAGTAAGGGATGTTATGATAAAATGTGATTTCATACTTAAAGAAAATAATACTTTTTATGAGGCGTCGCAGTTATTTAGTAATAATGAAGTTGAAGTTATACCTATATTAGATGAAAAAGAAATTTTGGTTGGTGTTATAACGAAAAATGACATAATTAAGAATTTTATTGAGGGTACAAGCCCTAATATATGTATTAAATATCTTTCACGTGGTAAAGAAAATATTATCAATGAGGATGATAAAATACAGGATTATGTTGATGCGAAGGAAAGTTATTTGGGAGTTGAAAATTCAGTTGGTAAATTTGTTGGCTGTTTTAGTGTGAATAATATGTTAAAGCGAGGTTTTGATAATCAATCAGAAAAAATAAGTGAGCTAAAGCAAAGATTAAATTGTACGGAAGAATGTGGCAATGCAATCCTTAATTGCACAGAATTAGATGCAATTATTGAATCGTCATTTGATGGTATTTACATAACCGATGGTAAAGCTAATACGTTAAAGATTAATAAATCTTATGAAACCATAACAGGTATACAAAGAAAAGGTATGATTAATAGGAATATGTATGAACTTGAAAAAGAGGGATACATATCTAAATCAGCTACTCTTATGGTATTAAAAAATAGAAAATCTAATACCATTGAGCAGGAATTTAGTACTGGTAAAAAAGTATTGGTTTCTAGTAATCCTATATTTGATGATAAGGGTAATATAAGCATGGTGGTTACAAATGTACGAGATATAACGGAATTATACGAATTAGAAGAACAGCTAACTAAAAATAGGAAGCTTACAGAAAAGTATTATTCAGAGATAGAAACTATGAGAATTCAATATTTAAATTTGTCAGATATGGTTGCTAAGGATAAAGCGATGATAGATTTATTGGAGGTTGCTAAAAGAGTAGCTAGTGTGGATACTACTGTTTTAATATTAGGAGAAACTGGAGTTGGAAAGGAAGAAATCGCTAAGTTTTTACATAAAAATAGTACGAGACAGAATAAAAATTTTATAAAAATTAATTGTGGAGCAATCCCTCAAAATCTTATAGAATCTGAGCTCTTTGGATATGTAAAAGGGGCGTTCACAGGGGCTAATAAGGAAGGC from the Clostridium sp. CM027 genome contains:
- a CDS encoding acyl-CoA reductase, which produces MINCYELNGEFYEKGLKFEDFHELETCLNKNFNKLHEFPVQVIILIINEYSKRIAINREILRMEGVPFLCFYLKKINMEKQLKLNLSNIEYLNNFVQVENEKYIKAQPKGLVCHWMAGNVPTLGIYSVIQSIICKNSNILRVSKESVSTVYELLKLLDNIEVEYGGEAYSSKIILKNIALVYFNSGDKYLNSQMSLKADARIVWGNKTAVDAISLLPKKTTCKDLIFGPKYSFAVFDRSAIESDDFEEYLENLVTDIIAFNQKSCSSPQVLFLEKSKLTVEEIAKILSRKFEKITKRYTNLDLEEAIAAKIINKRGEYLLSINKLTYMSKGLQYTILIDSEVKLEEAITGRTIFIKEVDDILDVCPLITKNIQTIGIASKNSNKTLEFADRVTTFGVDRVVKIGYMNFYDSPWDGSLIISELVRWCSLNTKGMI
- a CDS encoding MaoC family dehydratase, with product MADFKSFYVGQSEEYIKRFTEAEVESYARITGDYNYVHMDEEKAKKSFFKGRIVHGQLVGGMISALLGTKLPGGGNIYLRQSFEFLKPVRIGDTIKAKAIITKINEKKKILLLDTFCLNEQDEIVIKGKAEVLVLR
- a CDS encoding sigma 54-interacting transcriptional regulator — encoded protein: MKVRDVMIKCDFILKENNTFYEASQLFSNNEVEVIPILDEKEILVGVITKNDIIKNFIEGTSPNICIKYLSRGKENIINEDDKIQDYVDAKESYLGVENSVGKFVGCFSVNNMLKRGFDNQSEKISELKQRLNCTEECGNAILNCTELDAIIESSFDGIYITDGKANTLKINKSYETITGIQRKGMINRNMYELEKEGYISKSATLMVLKNRKSNTIEQEFSTGKKVLVSSNPIFDDKGNISMVVTNVRDITELYELEEQLTKNRKLTEKYYSEIETMRIQYLNLSDMVAKDKAMIDLLEVAKRVASVDTTVLILGETGVGKEEIAKFLHKNSTRQNKNFIKINCGAIPQNLIESELFGYVKGAFTGANKEGKMGLFEVADGGTVFLDEIGELPLNIQVKLLNVLQEGEVERVGSVKSIKIDVRVLAATNRNLEDMTKEKSFRSDLYYRLNVVPLTIPPLRDRKEDIVPLVQHFLSQLNKKYNFEKTFTIEAMNTLYNYSWPGNVRELKNIVERVIVMSSSDKIFQSDLSIKTSSNVMERNIECGDACNLKEAVGKVEAKLISQAFDNAGNVRGAAKILGIDASTFVRKRKKYFGKEALQK